A genomic stretch from Helianthus annuus cultivar XRQ/B chromosome 1, HanXRQr2.0-SUNRISE, whole genome shotgun sequence includes:
- the LOC110883772 gene encoding probable indole-3-pyruvate monooxygenase YUCCA4, producing the protein MDSCEKDKIFITFDGPIIVGAGPSGIAVAACLQENGIPSLVLERSDCIASLWQHKTYDRLKLHLPKHFCELPLFGYPKNFPKYPSKNQFVSYMLAYAKHFNIVPKFNQLVEKAEFDGENGVWRVSTQDCVYVSRWLVVATGENAEAVVPEIQGVEKFEGVVKHTSEYKSGCEFKDQRVLVVGCGNSGMEVSLDLCRYNASPFMVVRNSVHVLPREMFGFTTFGIAMALLKWLPLRVVDRLILFMASLTLGNTDKLGLKRPKTGPIELKNATGKTPVLDTGALSLIKSGNIKVVEQGVRELTRNGARFMDGQEIAFDSIVLATGYKSNVPFWLKGSDFFTDDGMPKTPFPNGWKGENGLYTVGFTRRGLLGTTCDALKIAKDVTDQWRNLTSNSKHEFRLKSCNDQ; encoded by the exons ATGGATTCTTGTGAAAAAGACAAGATCTTTATAACATTTGATGGGCCAATAATAGTGGGTGCTGGCCCTTCTGGTATAGCTGTTGCAGCTTGTCTTCAAGAAAATGGAATCCCATCACTTGTTCTTGAAAGAAGTGACTGCATTGCATCTTTATGGCAACACAAAACCTATGATCGGTTAAAGCTTCATCTCCCTAAACATTTTTGTGAGCTTCCATTATTTGGGTACCCAAAGAATTTCCCAAAATACCCTTCTAAAAACCAGTTTGTTTCCTACATGTTGGCCTATGCAAAACACTTTAACATTGTCCCAAAGTTTAACCAGTTGGTGGAAAAAGCTGAGTTTGATGGTGAAAATGGTGTGTGGAGAGTGAGTACACAAGATTGTGTGTATGTGTCACGGTGGTTAGTGGTGGCTACCGGAGAGAATGCGGAGGCGGTGGTGCCGGAGATTCAAGGGGTTGAAAAGTTTGAAGGGGTGGTGAAGCATACAAGTGAGtacaaaagtggttgtgagttTAAAGATCAAAGGGTTTTGGTTGTTGGGTGTGGGAATTCTGGTATGGAGGTTAGTTTGGACCTTTGCCGTTACAATGCAAGTCCTTTTATGGTTGTTAGAAACTCT GTTCATGTTCTACCTAGAGAGATGTTTGGATTCACAACATTTGGAATAGCTATGGCACTTCTCAAATGGCTACCACTTAGAGTGGTGGACAGATTAATCTTGTTTATGGCTAGTTTAACACTTGGAAACACCGATAAACTAGGGCTTAAGCGACCAAAAACCGGCCCTATTGAGCTTAAAAATGCTACTGGAAAGACACCGGTGCTCGACACCGGTGCCTTGTCTCTTATCAAATCCGGTAACATCAAG GTGGTGGAGCAAGGAGTGAGAGAACTCACTAGAAATGGAGCAAGATTTATGGATGGTCAAGAAATTGCATTTGATTCTATTGTTTTGGCAACAGGATACAAGAGCAATGTGCCATTTTGGCTCAAG GGAAGTGATTTTTTCACCGATGATGGAATGCCGAAAACGCCTTTCCCAAATGGATGGAAAGGAGAGAACGGGTTATACACGGTTGGGTTTACCCGAAGAGGTCTTCTTGGTACAACATGTGATGCGCTTAAAATTGCTAAAGACGTTACAGATCAATGGCGGAACCTGACAAGCAATTCAAAGCACGAGTTTAGGTTAAAGTCATGTAATGATCAATAA